Proteins from a genomic interval of Helicobacter pylori Shi112:
- a CDS encoding NAD(P)/FAD-dependent oxidoreductase, with amino-acid sequence MKKEVVVIGGGIVGLSCAYSMHKLGHKVCVIEKSDGTNGTSFGNAGLISAFKKAPLSCPGVVLDTLKLMLKNQAPLKFHFGLNLKLYQWILKFMQSANAKSTHRTMALFERYGWLSIDIYHQMLKDGMDFWYKEDGLLMIYTLEENFEKKLKTCDDSGAYKILNMKETKEYMPIVNGNICGSVLLTENAHVDPGEVVHSLQEYLQNAGVEFLYNEEVVDFEFKNNLIDGVITHKEKIQAERIILATGANPTLIKKTKNDFLMMGAKGYSITFKMPEELKPKTSSLFADIFMAMTPRRDTVRITSKLELNTNNALIDKEQIANMKKNLAAFTQPFEMKDAIEWCGFRPLTPNDIPYLGFDKRYKNLIHATGLGWLGITFGPAIGKIIADLSQDGANEKNADIMLFSAFFRD; translated from the coding sequence ATGAAAAAAGAGGTCGTGGTAATAGGCGGTGGGATTGTAGGGCTTTCTTGCGCGTATTCTATGCATAAATTAGGGCATAAGGTTTGCGTGATTGAAAAAAGCGATGGCACAAACGGCACTTCTTTTGGGAATGCCGGGCTCATTTCTGCGTTTAAAAAAGCCCCGCTCTCATGCCCTGGTGTGGTGTTAGACACCCTAAAACTCATGCTCAAAAACCAAGCCCCTTTAAAATTCCATTTTGGGCTTAATTTAAAGCTCTATCAATGGATTTTAAAGTTTATGCAAAGCGCGAACGCCAAATCCACGCACCGCACCATGGCGTTGTTTGAACGCTACGGGTGGTTGAGTATTGATATTTATCATCAAATGCTAAAAGACGGCATGGACTTTTGGTATAAAGAAGACGGGCTTTTAATGATCTACACTCTAGAAGAAAATTTTGAAAAAAAGCTTAAAACTTGCGATGACAGCGGTGCTTATAAGATCTTGAATATGAAAGAAACCAAAGAATACATGCCTATTGTTAATGGCAACATCTGTGGGAGCGTGCTTTTAACCGAAAATGCGCATGTGGATCCGGGCGAAGTGGTGCACTCTTTGCAAGAATATTTACAAAATGCGGGCGTGGAGTTTCTTTATAATGAAGAAGTGGTTGATTTTGAGTTTAAAAATAATCTCATTGATGGCGTTATCACGCATAAGGAAAAAATCCAAGCAGAAAGAATCATTCTAGCCACCGGGGCTAACCCCACTCTCATTAAAAAAACCAAGAACGATTTTTTAATGATGGGGGCTAAAGGCTATAGCATCACCTTTAAAATGCCTGAAGAATTAAAACCCAAAACCTCTTCTTTATTTGCGGATATTTTCATGGCAATGACCCCACGAAGAGACACCGTTAGGATCACTTCTAAATTAGAATTAAACACCAACAACGCCCTCATTGATAAAGAGCAAATCGCTAACATGAAAAAGAATTTAGCCGCTTTCACGCAGCCTTTTGAAATGAAAGACGCCATAGAGTGGTGCGGTTTCAGGCCCTTAACCCCTAATGATATTCCTTATTTAGGGTTTGACAAACGCTATAAAAACTTAATCCATGCGACAGGACTAGGGTGGCTTGGCATCACTTTTGGCCCGGCCATTGGTAAAATCATCGCCGATTTAAGCCAAGACGGAGCGAATGAAAAAAATGCCGATATTATGCTTTTTTCTGCATTTTTTAGGGATTAA
- a CDS encoding RidA family protein, with the protein MKEVIHSTLAPKAIGPYSQAIATNDLVFVSGQLGIDASTGEFKGTDIHSQTTQSMENIKAILKEAGLGMDSVVKTTILLKSLDDFAVVNEIYGSYFKEPYPTRATFQVAKLPKDALVEIEAIAIK; encoded by the coding sequence ATGAAAGAAGTCATTCATTCAACGCTAGCCCCAAAAGCGATAGGCCCTTATTCTCAAGCTATCGCTACTAACGATCTTGTTTTTGTCTCTGGGCAATTGGGTATTGATGCGAGCACCGGCGAATTTAAAGGCACGGATATTCATTCTCAAACCACGCAGTCAATGGAAAATATCAAAGCGATTTTAAAAGAAGCAGGGTTAGGGATGGATAGCGTGGTTAAAACGACTATTTTATTGAAAAGTTTAGACGATTTTGCGGTGGTGAATGAAATCTATGGGAGTTATTTTAAAGAGCCTTATCCGACCAGAGCGACCTTTCAAGTGGCTAAACTGCCTAAAGACGCTTTAGTAGAAATTGAAGCGATAGCCATTAAGTAA
- a CDS encoding TRL-like family protein, which produces MRLKLASVCLGVLMSGCASSSPNGALITMVTMPVSGNDAQYSKEGRASCWSFFSLVATGNCSVEKAAKSGGVTKIKMVSRETNNFLGIVGKYTTIVQGD; this is translated from the coding sequence TTGCGTTTGAAGTTAGCTAGCGTATGCTTGGGCGTTTTGATGAGTGGTTGTGCGTCTTCTTCGCCAAATGGTGCTCTTATCACTATGGTAACGATGCCAGTTTCTGGTAATGATGCACAATACTCCAAAGAAGGGCGTGCGAGTTGTTGGAGTTTTTTTAGCCTTGTGGCTACCGGTAATTGTTCGGTAGAAAAAGCGGCTAAAAGCGGCGGTGTTACCAAGATTAAAATGGTGAGCCGTGAGACAAACAACTTTTTAGGTATTGTTGGCAAATACACCACGATCGTTCAAGGCGACTAG
- a CDS encoding Na+/H+ antiporter NhaC family protein: protein MGLSALSLIVPFSVILMVVFTKRVALSLFVGILVSAVLMHSLHLSQLVEYIYHKITSVFYTYEPEKGLHFNLSNLYVFGFLIFLGILSQVILKSGSVQNFVKKAKKYSKNAKTPEFIAFFSGIIIFVDDYFNALTVGQISKSLNDAHNSTRERLAYIIDSTSAPVCLLVPISSWGAYIMGIMNNDSSPLLKDSFSVLVQSLSSNYYAIFALIAVFLTILWQINLPSMRKYQNIGVKDFYSEQEESLSKLAPLSLLPLSILLLIVSISSLIFYTAVILKNTDASFSLFYGGLFSLIVTYLLAYKFLEKGSFFKLMLDGFKSVGPAILVLTLAWAIGPVIRDDAQTGLYLARISKEFLNSGGGVYMPLIFFLISGFIAFSTGTSWGAFAIMLPIGAGMAHESDIILIVSAILSGAVYGDHTSPISDTTILSATGAGCSVQSHFITQFPYATIAMLCSAVSLGVASFMHSRSLALVIGVALLVGVFYLLKKFYGENLKT, encoded by the coding sequence GTGGGATTGTCAGCGTTAAGCCTCATTGTTCCTTTCAGCGTTATTTTAATGGTGGTTTTCACTAAAAGAGTTGCGCTCTCGTTGTTTGTAGGCATTTTAGTGAGCGCTGTTTTAATGCATTCTTTACACCTTTCTCAACTTGTAGAATATATTTATCATAAAATCACTTCCGTTTTTTACACTTATGAGCCAGAAAAGGGGCTTCATTTCAATCTTTCCAACCTCTATGTTTTTGGGTTTTTAATCTTTTTGGGCATTTTAAGCCAAGTGATTTTAAAATCCGGTAGCGTGCAAAACTTTGTCAAAAAAGCTAAAAAATACTCTAAAAACGCTAAAACCCCTGAATTTATCGCCTTTTTTTCAGGCATCATTATTTTTGTAGATGATTATTTTAACGCCCTGACCGTGGGGCAAATCTCAAAGTCTTTAAACGACGCTCATAACTCCACACGAGAGCGCTTGGCTTATATCATAGACTCCACTTCAGCGCCGGTGTGCTTATTAGTCCCCATTTCTAGCTGGGGGGCATATATTATGGGAATCATGAATAACGACAGCTCGCCCTTATTAAAAGATAGTTTTTCGGTGCTTGTCCAAAGCTTAAGCAGTAATTATTATGCGATTTTTGCGCTCATTGCAGTCTTTCTCACTATTTTATGGCAAATCAATCTCCCTAGCATGAGAAAGTATCAAAACATAGGCGTGAAGGATTTTTATAGCGAACAAGAAGAAAGCCTTTCAAAACTAGCCCCCTTGAGTTTGTTACCCCTTTCTATTTTATTATTGATTGTGTCCATTTCATCATTGATTTTTTATACCGCAGTGATCTTAAAAAACACCGATGCGAGTTTTTCGCTCTTTTATGGAGGGCTGTTTTCGCTCATTGTTACTTATCTTTTAGCTTATAAGTTTTTAGAAAAAGGGAGCTTTTTTAAACTCATGTTGGATGGCTTTAAAAGTGTGGGACCAGCAATACTAGTCTTAACGCTCGCTTGGGCTATTGGGCCTGTGATTAGAGATGACGCTCAAACAGGGCTTTACTTGGCCCGCATTAGCAAGGAGTTTTTAAATAGTGGGGGAGGCGTGTATATGCCTTTAATCTTTTTTTTAATCTCTGGGTTTATCGCTTTTTCTACCGGCACAAGCTGGGGGGCGTTTGCGATCATGCTTCCCATTGGAGCGGGCATGGCCCATGAGAGCGATATTATTTTGATTGTTTCAGCGATCCTCTCAGGTGCGGTTTATGGCGATCACACAAGCCCCATTTCTGACACGACTATACTATCGGCTACGGGGGCAGGGTGTTCGGTGCAAAGCCATTTCATCACACAATTCCCTTATGCGACTATAGCGATGCTTTGTAGCGCAGTGAGTTTAGGGGTGGCAAGTTTTATGCATTCGCGCTCGCTCGCGCTTGTAATCGGTGTGGCTTTGCTTGTGGGGGTGTTTTATCTTTTAAAAAAATTTTATGGTGAAAATCTAAAAACCTAA
- a CDS encoding LapA family protein, with amino-acid sequence MRFYIIFTFLFIVGFGVFVYSIDPQVYAFNLGSYSFNFPIAVWLMGVLGMFAFFSWVFLFKHNLSHKIRLYHEKRDFDKLLKQILSQDTQKTFLKTKFKSDLAKNLSQILARYDLKADLNTPNSGCEKVDNLFKHYHNIENNTLEPKDHAKHSLAYDHAYFSKRLKAFIHNDLKNAFEVLTNAQIPLELRRYAFIEIAQKGSKKEVLNALNAMQDNLDKECVKSFLKAFFEKSLNTDTLKISELCKRVGYDKNDYLKLAQKAQKFLVPDQWFQFFEILSQEDDKAQKAFLFVLLELEMNDLAKEHLMALPFEEYMLLNAYMDLKQEHKKAYKLEAFL; translated from the coding sequence ATGCGTTTTTACATTATCTTTACATTTTTGTTCATTGTGGGTTTTGGCGTGTTTGTTTATAGCATCGATCCGCAAGTTTATGCCTTCAATTTAGGGAGCTACAGCTTTAATTTTCCCATTGCCGTATGGCTTATGGGCGTTTTGGGCATGTTCGCTTTTTTTTCATGGGTTTTTTTATTCAAGCACAATCTCAGCCATAAAATCCGCTTATACCATGAAAAAAGGGATTTTGACAAATTGCTCAAACAAATCCTGTCTCAAGACACTCAAAAGACTTTTTTAAAAACGAAATTTAAAAGCGATCTCGCTAAAAACCTCTCTCAAATCTTAGCCCGCTATGATTTAAAGGCTGATTTAAACACGCCAAATAGCGGGTGCGAAAAAGTGGATAACCTTTTTAAGCACTACCACAATATAGAAAATAACACCCTTGAACCTAAAGATCACGCTAAGCACTCTCTGGCTTATGATCATGCTTATTTTTCTAAACGCTTGAAAGCTTTCATCCATAACGATTTGAAAAACGCCTTTGAAGTTTTAACAAACGCGCAAATCCCTTTGGAATTACGACGCTACGCTTTTATAGAAATCGCCCAAAAAGGCAGCAAAAAAGAGGTTTTAAATGCTTTGAATGCGATGCAAGATAACCTAGATAAAGAATGCGTGAAGTCTTTTTTAAAAGCCTTTTTTGAAAAATCTTTAAACACAGACACTTTAAAGATTTCAGAGCTCTGCAAAAGGGTGGGTTATGACAAGAATGATTATTTAAAGCTCGCGCAAAAAGCGCAAAAATTTCTTGTCCCTGATCAATGGTTCCAATTTTTTGAGATTTTAAGCCAAGAAGACGATAAGGCGCAAAAAGCCTTTTTATTCGTGTTGTTAGAATTAGAAATGAACGATCTCGCTAAGGAGCATCTAATGGCTTTACCTTTTGAAGAATACATGCTCTTAAACGCTTACATGGATTTGAAACAAGAGCATAAAAAAGCCTATAAATTAGAAGCGTTTTTGTAG
- the rlmH gene encoding 23S rRNA (pseudouridine(1915)-N(3))-methyltransferase RlmH, with amino-acid sequence MRCVVYSIAKSSPLELVKIYQKQCKQFDCELELVDLFPKNTANAQKVSKELAQKSYSLAFEPYLNPKAKNIALHPKAQRGDSFAFSKMLENHLNINFFIAGAYGFEENFLKDCQAWSLSEMTFSHEVAKIVLCEQIYRALSIIFKHPYHK; translated from the coding sequence ATGCGTTGCGTGGTGTATTCTATCGCTAAAAGTTCGCCTTTAGAGTTAGTGAAAATCTATCAAAAGCAATGCAAGCAATTTGATTGCGAGCTGGAATTAGTGGATTTATTCCCTAAAAATACCGCCAACGCTCAAAAAGTTTCTAAAGAACTCGCTCAAAAAAGCTATTCTCTAGCCTTTGAGCCGTATTTAAACCCTAAGGCAAAAAATATTGCCTTACACCCTAAAGCTCAAAGGGGCGATAGCTTTGCGTTTAGTAAAATGTTAGAAAATCATCTTAATATTAATTTTTTTATCGCTGGAGCGTATGGGTTTGAAGAAAATTTTTTAAAGGATTGTCAAGCTTGGAGTTTGAGCGAGATGACTTTTAGCCATGAAGTGGCTAAAATTGTCTTATGCGAGCAAATCTATAGGGCTTTAAGCATTATTTTTAAGCATCCATACCATAAATAG
- the accD gene encoding acetyl-CoA carboxylase, carboxyltransferase subunit beta gives MGFADFFKNFKINKLRTAPSKEEQPNHWVKCPKCYALMYHKEVFSKYSVCLKCHYHFRMKAAERIEFLCDVGSFEEFDKHLRPNDPLNFVDKESYKQRIKKYEKRTNRPSSVISGEAKINRMPLQIVVFDFSFMGGSLGSVEGEKIVRAINRAVAKREALLIVSASGGARMQESTYSLMQMAKTSAALNRLSEAKLPFISLLSDPTYGGVSASFAFLGDLIIAEPGAMIGFAGPRVIKQTIGADLPEGFQTAEFLLEHGLIDMIVHRKDLKKTLSDLIAMMMHKTSKIF, from the coding sequence ATGGGATTTGCAGATTTCTTTAAAAATTTTAAGATCAATAAATTGCGGACAGCACCAAGTAAGGAAGAACAGCCAAACCATTGGGTGAAATGCCCTAAATGTTATGCGTTAATGTATCATAAAGAAGTGTTTAGTAAATACAGCGTGTGCTTGAAATGCCATTACCATTTCCGCATGAAGGCGGCTGAAAGGATTGAATTTCTGTGCGATGTGGGGAGTTTTGAAGAGTTTGACAAGCACTTACGGCCTAATGACCCTTTAAATTTCGTGGATAAAGAGAGCTATAAACAACGCATTAAAAAATACGAAAAAAGGACTAACCGCCCAAGTTCAGTGATCAGCGGTGAGGCTAAAATCAACCGCATGCCTTTGCAGATCGTGGTGTTTGATTTCAGCTTTATGGGGGGGAGTTTAGGCTCTGTGGAGGGAGAAAAGATTGTAAGAGCGATCAATCGCGCGGTCGCTAAAAGAGAAGCGTTATTGATTGTTTCAGCGAGTGGGGGGGCTAGGATGCAAGAATCCACTTATTCGCTCATGCAAATGGCTAAAACGAGCGCGGCTTTGAACCGATTGAGTGAGGCCAAACTCCCTTTTATTTCGCTCTTAAGCGATCCCACTTATGGGGGCGTTAGCGCGTCTTTTGCCTTTTTAGGGGATCTCATTATCGCAGAGCCTGGGGCGATGATAGGTTTTGCAGGGCCTAGGGTGATTAAGCAAACTATAGGGGCGGATTTGCCTGAGGGCTTTCAAACAGCGGAATTTTTGTTAGAGCATGGCTTGATTGATATGATTGTGCATAGGAAGGATTTGAAAAAAACTTTGAGCGATTTGATCGCTATGATGATGCATAAAACTTCAAAGATTTTTTAA
- the recO gene encoding recombination protein RecO: protein MQGFLLQTQSIRDEDLIVRVLTKNQLKTLYRFYGKRHSVLNVGRKIDFEEENDDKFLPKLRNILHLGYLWEREMERLFFWQRFCALLFKHLEGVHSLDSIYFDTLDDGANKLAKQHPLRVILEMYATLLNFEGRLQSYNSCFLCDAKLERSVALAQGFILAHPSCLKTKSLNLEKIQAFFRTQSTIDLEIEEVEELWRTLNLGF from the coding sequence ATGCAAGGGTTTCTTTTACAAACACAAAGCATAAGGGATGAAGATTTGATCGTGCGCGTTTTAACCAAAAACCAGCTCAAAACCCTCTATCGTTTCTATGGCAAACGCCATAGCGTGCTGAATGTGGGGCGTAAAATTGATTTTGAAGAAGAAAACGATGATAAATTTTTACCCAAGTTAAGGAATATTTTGCATTTAGGCTATCTTTGGGAAAGAGAAATGGAGCGCTTGTTTTTTTGGCAACGCTTTTGCGCCCTCTTGTTCAAGCATTTAGAAGGCGTGCATTCTTTGGATAGTATCTATTTTGACACTTTAGATGATGGGGCTAACAAACTCGCCAAACAGCACCCCTTAAGAGTGATTTTAGAAATGTATGCCACGCTTTTGAATTTTGAAGGGCGCTTGCAAAGTTACAATTCTTGTTTTTTATGCGATGCAAAATTAGAGCGTTCTGTCGCTTTAGCGCAAGGGTTTATTCTAGCACACCCCTCTTGTTTGAAAACTAAAAGCCTGAATTTAGAAAAAATCCAAGCTTTTTTTCGCACTCAAAGCACGATTGATTTAGAAATAGAAGAAGTGGAAGAATTATGGCGCACGCTGAATTTAGGGTTTTGA
- a CDS encoding nicotinamide-nucleotide amidohydrolase family protein gives MKFKFLNMDNESGFILIEKELKRLDILAQVKKDCIELKGENIKQARIYLKTLFSSNIVELDDHQKSANALIERLKSLGLKIAVAESCSGGLLSHAFTSISGASAVFMGGVVCYNEEVKRELLKVNATTLKVFGVYSEECVKEMLLGVFLNFKADLALAISGVAGPNGGSKANPVGTIYIGAQKLGSQALIDRCFFEGNRESIQNKSVEHALNMLARML, from the coding sequence ATGAAATTTAAATTTTTGAATATGGATAATGAGAGCGGTTTTATTTTGATTGAAAAAGAATTGAAACGATTGGACATTCTCGCTCAAGTCAAAAAAGATTGCATTGAATTAAAAGGCGAGAATATCAAACAAGCAAGAATCTATCTTAAAACGCTTTTTAGCTCCAATATTGTGGAATTAGACGACCATCAAAAAAGCGCAAACGCTTTAATAGAGCGCTTGAAATCTTTAGGTTTAAAAATTGCGGTGGCTGAAAGCTGCTCTGGGGGGTTATTATCGCATGCATTCACTTCCATTAGCGGGGCTTCAGCGGTTTTTATGGGAGGTGTTGTGTGTTACAATGAAGAGGTTAAGCGCGAATTATTGAAAGTCAATGCCACGACTTTAAAAGTCTTTGGGGTTTATAGCGAAGAATGCGTGAAAGAAATGCTATTAGGCGTGTTTTTGAATTTTAAAGCGGATTTAGCGCTTGCGATAAGTGGGGTGGCTGGCCCTAATGGAGGGAGCAAGGCTAATCCTGTAGGCACGATTTATATTGGTGCGCAAAAATTAGGATCTCAAGCTTTAATTGATCGCTGTTTTTTTGAAGGGAACAGAGAAAGCATCCAAAATAAAAGCGTAGAGCATGCCCTAAACATGCTCGCTAGAATGCTATAA
- the rdxA gene encoding oxygen-insensitive NAD(P)H-dependent oxidoreductase RdxA: protein MKFLDQEKRRQLLNERHSCKMFDSHYEFSSEELEEIAEIARLSPSSYNTQPWRFVMVTNKDVKKQIAAHSYFNGEMIKSASALMVVCPLRPSELLPHSHYMQNLYPESYKVRVIPSFAQMLGVRFNHSMQKLESYILEQCYIAVGQICMGVSLMGLDSCIIGGFDPLKVGEILEERINKPKIACLIALGKRVAEASQKSRKSKVDAITWL from the coding sequence ATGAAATTTTTGGATCAAGAAAAAAGAAGACAATTATTAAACGAGCGCCATTCTTGCAAGATGTTTGATAGCCATTACGAGTTCTCTAGCGAAGAATTAGAAGAAATCGCTGAAATCGCCAGGCTATCGCCAAGCTCTTACAACACGCAGCCATGGCGTTTTGTGATGGTTACTAATAAGGATGTAAAAAAACAAATTGCAGCACACAGCTATTTTAATGGAGAAATGATTAAAAGCGCTTCAGCGTTAATGGTGGTATGCCCTTTAAGACCCAGCGAGTTGTTACCGCACAGCCACTACATGCAAAACCTCTATCCGGAGTCTTATAAAGTTAGAGTGATCCCGTCTTTTGCTCAAATGCTTGGCGTGAGATTCAACCACAGCATGCAAAAATTAGAAAGCTATATTTTAGAGCAATGCTATATCGCTGTGGGGCAAATTTGCATGGGCGTGAGCTTAATGGGATTGGATAGTTGCATTATTGGAGGCTTTGATCCTTTAAAAGTGGGCGAGATTTTAGAAGAGCGTATCAATAAGCCTAAAATCGCATGTTTGATCGCATTGGGTAAGAGGGTGGCAGAAGCGAGCCAAAAATCACGAAAATCAAAAGTTGATGCAATTACTTGGTTGTGA
- the lgt gene encoding prolipoprotein diacylglyceryl transferase, with product MNAWNTIYDQFNPIAFSLGSIEVHWYGLAYACAIVTAFYMALRMIQKDPKRFPIERKEFESYFLWAELGIVLGARVGYILIYEPNSSYYLTHFWQIFNPFDSNGDFVGIRGMSYHGGLVGFLIASYLYSRKDLKKLLIYLDLIAISLPLGYVFGRIGNFLNQELVGRIVPKDSHLGQIIGIMVGNELRYPSQLIEAFLEGVIVFLMVMWAKKHTKTHGLLIVVYGLGYSLMRFIAEFYREPDSQMGVYFLNLSMGQILSLLMVIVSLGILLYATKNSKKIKGNQ from the coding sequence ATGAACGCTTGGAATACGATTTATGATCAATTTAACCCTATCGCTTTTAGTCTTGGCAGTATTGAAGTGCATTGGTATGGTTTGGCGTATGCGTGCGCGATTGTTACCGCTTTTTATATGGCGTTAAGAATGATCCAAAAAGACCCCAAGCGATTCCCCATTGAAAGGAAGGAATTTGAGAGTTATTTTCTATGGGCGGAGCTTGGCATTGTGCTAGGGGCAAGGGTAGGATACATTCTTATTTATGAGCCTAATTCCAGCTATTATTTGACGCATTTTTGGCAAATCTTTAACCCTTTTGATAGCAATGGGGATTTTGTAGGCATTCGTGGGATGAGCTATCATGGGGGGTTGGTGGGGTTTTTGATCGCTTCGTATCTTTATAGCCGTAAAGATCTAAAAAAGCTTTTGATTTATTTGGATTTGATTGCGATTAGCCTGCCTTTGGGGTATGTTTTTGGGAGGATTGGGAATTTTTTAAACCAGGAGCTTGTGGGGAGGATTGTCCCCAAAGACAGCCATTTAGGGCAAATCATAGGCATTATGGTGGGTAATGAATTGCGCTATCCCAGCCAATTGATTGAAGCGTTTTTAGAGGGGGTTATCGTGTTTTTAATGGTAATGTGGGCTAAAAAACACACCAAAACGCATGGGTTGCTTATTGTGGTTTATGGCTTGGGGTATTCCTTGATGCGCTTTATTGCGGAATTTTACAGAGAGCCAGATAGCCAGATGGGGGTTTATTTTTTGAATTTGAGCATGGGGCAGATTTTAAGCTTGCTTATGGTAATTGTTTCGTTAGGGATTTTATTGTATGCTACGAAAAATTCTAAAAAAATAAAGGGAAATCAATGA
- a CDS encoding RluA family pseudouridine synthase → MEKAYKILSVQENISHKKAKALIDLGLVSVGGKKLMVARKELPKNTHFSVQKVEKPSVIFEDENILALFKPPFIESYDLVSFFKGWVLLHRLDKETSGVILLVKENSEFHLKAKKAFKDRAVKKEYLALAQGIIEEEQEINAPILTIKTTKAFSKISKKGQEAVTIITPLKIINKKTLLKVGIKTGRTHQIRVHLKHINHPIIGDTLYNNEPSSAKRLMLHAHKIALLGYEFEAIPPKEFEF, encoded by the coding sequence ATGGAAAAAGCTTATAAAATATTGAGCGTTCAAGAAAACATTTCGCATAAAAAAGCCAAAGCTTTGATTGATTTGGGGTTAGTGAGTGTAGGGGGGAAGAAATTGATGGTTGCTAGAAAAGAATTACCTAAAAACACGCATTTTAGCGTCCAAAAGGTTGAAAAACCCAGCGTGATTTTTGAAGATGAAAACATTCTAGCCCTTTTTAAACCTCCCTTTATAGAGAGCTATGATCTGGTTTCTTTTTTCAAAGGTTGGGTTTTGTTGCACCGCTTGGATAAAGAAACAAGCGGGGTGATTTTATTGGTGAAAGAAAATTCAGAATTCCACTTAAAAGCTAAAAAGGCTTTTAAAGACAGGGCGGTTAAAAAGGAGTATTTAGCGCTCGCTCAAGGCATTATAGAAGAAGAGCAAGAAATTAACGCTCCCATTCTTACGATTAAAACCACTAAAGCTTTCAGTAAAATCTCTAAAAAAGGGCAAGAAGCGGTTACGATAATCACGCCTTTAAAAATCATCAACAAAAAAACCCTTTTAAAAGTGGGAATCAAAACCGGAAGAACGCATCAAATCAGAGTCCATTTAAAGCACATCAACCACCCCATTATAGGCGATACGCTTTATAATAATGAGCCAAGTTCAGCCAAACGCTTGATGCTCCATGCGCATAAAATCGCGCTACTAGGGTATGAATTTGAAGCGATCCCCCCTAAAGAATTTGAATTTTAA
- the waaA gene encoding lipid IV(A) 3-deoxy-D-manno-octulosonic acid transferase produces the protein MFKFFYLLFLTLGHLLGAPFIFFWSFKEKYRHSLKARFFLKDNLLKSEPVFWFHACSYGEVKSLEPIIQALKEPILISVTTNTGFELAAQTYQNLEHIEVRYLPFETLLFAWKKNLKRLKTLVVTEAELWFNVFDTAQKLGAKTMLINARISIRSYPKYQRFSFFYVLLFKRIDLVLAQSKDDKKRLLNLGAKKVVDFLNIKRFSKPVTASFYPKNPSALNIVLASTHESEEELGLKAFLEFKKTHKNARLFVVPRHPERFKSVQNLLQDALKTTRFSWECFSSKGFVECDILLVDRLGELNNFYQIADIVILGGSFVKMGGHNPLEPAFFNARLITGEYIFNQVALFELIKPYKIVQKEDLLDALLDYKNLGVARFLENGHDLNELLAFIKH, from the coding sequence TTGTTTAAGTTTTTCTACCTTTTATTTTTAACTTTGGGGCATCTTCTTGGTGCGCCTTTCATCTTTTTTTGGAGTTTTAAAGAAAAATACCGCCATTCTTTGAAAGCTCGTTTTTTTCTCAAAGACAATCTTTTAAAAAGCGAGCCGGTTTTTTGGTTTCATGCATGCTCTTATGGGGAGGTCAAATCCTTAGAGCCAATCATTCAAGCTTTAAAAGAGCCGATTTTAATTAGCGTTACCACTAATACCGGTTTTGAATTAGCCGCTCAAACTTACCAGAATTTGGAGCATATAGAAGTGCGTTACTTGCCTTTTGAAACCCTATTATTTGCATGGAAAAAAAATTTAAAACGCTTAAAAACTTTGGTGGTTACAGAAGCGGAATTGTGGTTTAATGTGTTTGATACGGCTCAAAAATTAGGGGCAAAAACCATGCTCATTAACGCTCGCATCAGCATTCGTTCTTACCCTAAATACCAGCGTTTTTCTTTTTTTTATGTACTTTTATTCAAACGCATTGATTTGGTTTTAGCGCAAAGCAAGGACGATAAAAAGCGCTTGTTGAATCTAGGGGCAAAAAAAGTGGTGGATTTTTTGAATATCAAGCGTTTTTCAAAGCCTGTAACCGCTTCGTTTTACCCTAAAAACCCAAGCGCTTTAAACATTGTTTTAGCCAGCACGCATGAGAGTGAGGAGGAATTAGGGTTAAAAGCGTTCTTGGAGTTCAAAAAGACGCATAAAAACGCAAGGCTTTTTGTCGTGCCGCGCCACCCTGAGCGTTTTAAAAGCGTGCAAAATTTATTGCAAGACGCTTTAAAAACGACTCGTTTTAGTTGGGAGTGTTTTTCTTCAAAGGGTTTTGTGGAATGCGATATTTTGTTAGTGGATCGCTTGGGGGAATTGAATAACTTCTATCAAATCGCAGATATTGTCATTTTAGGGGGTTCGTTTGTCAAAATGGGGGGGCATAACCCTTTAGAGCCGGCGTTTTTTAATGCACGCTTGATCACAGGGGAGTATATTTTCAACCAAGTAGCGTTGTTTGAATTAATCAAGCCTTATAAAATCGTTCAAAAAGAGGATTTGTTAGACGCTCTTTTAGATTACAAAAATTTAGGCGTGGCGCGTTTTTTAGAAAACGGGCATGATTTAAACGAATTGCTCGCCTTCATTAAACATTAA